A region of Streptomyces cinnamoneus DNA encodes the following proteins:
- a CDS encoding response regulator transcription factor: MRLLLVEDDDHVAAALSAVLARHGFDVTHARSGEEALHALLPAGGVPFSVVLLDLGLPDQDGFEVCGKIRKRTATPVIMVTARADTRSKIHGLNLGADDYVVKPYDTGELLARIHAVARRTPQTESAPGQPQDPAAPQALSLGPLTIELPNRRVFVDGTTVPLTRKEFDLLALLAQRPGVVFRREQIISEVWRTSWEGTGRTLEVHIASLRSKLRLPALIETVRGVGYKIVLPV, from the coding sequence ATGAGACTCCTGCTCGTGGAGGACGACGATCACGTCGCCGCGGCCCTGTCGGCCGTGCTGGCCCGGCACGGCTTCGACGTCACCCACGCCCGTAGCGGCGAGGAGGCCCTCCACGCACTGTTGCCGGCCGGAGGCGTGCCCTTCAGCGTCGTCCTGCTCGACCTCGGCCTGCCCGACCAGGACGGCTTCGAGGTCTGCGGCAAGATCCGCAAGCGCACCGCCACGCCCGTCATCATGGTCACCGCCCGGGCCGACACCCGCTCGAAGATCCACGGCCTGAACCTGGGCGCGGACGACTACGTGGTCAAGCCCTACGACACGGGCGAGCTGCTCGCCCGCATCCACGCCGTCGCCCGCCGCACCCCGCAGACCGAGAGCGCCCCCGGGCAGCCGCAGGACCCCGCGGCCCCCCAGGCCCTGTCCCTCGGCCCGCTGACCATCGAACTCCCCAACCGCCGCGTCTTCGTGGACGGCACCACCGTCCCCCTCACTCGCAAGGAGTTCGACCTGCTCGCCCTGCTCGCCCAGCGCCCGGGCGTCGTCTTCCGCCGCGAACAGATCATCAGTGAGGTCTGGCGCACCAGTTGGGAGGGGACGGGGCGCACGCTGGAGGTGCACATCGCCTCGCTCCGCTCGAAACTGCGCCTGCCGGCACTGATCGAGACGGTTCGCGGAGTCGGCTACAAAATCGTGCTCCCGGTCTGA
- a CDS encoding amino acid ABC transporter permease encodes MNVLSDNFAMFREGFLGTVELTVLSGLLALVLGTLVAAFRVSPVPALRIFGTTWVTLLRNTPLVLLFLAVTLGLPALGLKGWDSFWLAVLALGCYTSAFICEAVRSGINTVPVGQAEAARSLGMTFTQTLGQVVLPQAARTAIPPIGSLLIALAKNTAIASGFNVSELGSVQKTLNAASGYNIYVIFLWIAVCYIIITFAISGLFRLLENRLAVAR; translated from the coding sequence GTGAACGTTCTGTCGGACAACTTCGCGATGTTCCGCGAAGGTTTCCTCGGCACCGTCGAACTAACGGTGCTCAGCGGACTGCTGGCCCTGGTGCTGGGCACCCTCGTCGCGGCGTTCCGCGTCTCTCCGGTGCCCGCCCTGCGAATATTCGGCACCACGTGGGTGACGCTGCTGCGCAACACCCCGCTGGTGCTCCTCTTCCTCGCCGTCACCCTGGGGCTGCCCGCGCTGGGCCTCAAGGGCTGGGACTCCTTCTGGCTCGCCGTGCTGGCCCTGGGGTGCTACACCTCGGCCTTCATCTGCGAGGCCGTCCGGTCCGGCATCAACACCGTGCCGGTGGGCCAGGCGGAGGCCGCCCGCTCCCTCGGGATGACCTTCACCCAGACACTGGGTCAGGTCGTGCTGCCGCAGGCCGCCCGGACGGCGATCCCGCCCATCGGCAGCCTGCTGATCGCCCTCGCCAAGAACACGGCGATCGCCTCCGGCTTCAACGTGAGCGAGCTGGGTTCGGTGCAGAAGACGCTCAACGCGGCGTCGGGCTACAACATCTACGTGATCTTCCTGTGGATCGCGGTCTGCTACATCATCATCACATTCGCGATCAGCGGCCTGTTCCGGCTGCTGGAGAACCGGCTGGCGGTGGCCCGATGA
- a CDS encoding rhodanese-like domain-containing protein, with amino-acid sequence MRIEELLTAARAGLDRLSPAGAAAAQADGGLLVDIRYAALRERDGTIPGALVVERNELEWRLDPACDHRAAQATSHGLWVIVLCDEGYASSLAAVSLHRLGLHRATDVVGGFQAWRAAGLPVLSPGAGAAGAAGPGRGVP; translated from the coding sequence ATGAGGATCGAGGAACTGCTGACCGCCGCCCGCGCCGGCCTCGACCGGCTGAGCCCGGCAGGGGCCGCCGCCGCGCAGGCCGACGGGGGGCTGCTGGTCGACATCCGCTATGCGGCGCTGCGGGAGCGCGACGGCACGATCCCCGGCGCACTCGTCGTGGAGCGCAACGAGCTGGAGTGGCGGCTGGACCCGGCCTGCGACCACCGGGCGGCGCAGGCCACGAGCCACGGCTTGTGGGTGATCGTGCTCTGCGACGAGGGCTACGCCTCGTCGCTGGCCGCGGTGTCCCTGCACCGCCTGGGACTGCACCGGGCGACGGACGTGGTGGGCGGTTTCCAGGCCTGGCGCGCAGCGGGGCTGCCGGTGCTCTCCCCCGGGGCGGGGGCGGCGGGAGCGGCAGGGCCGGGCCGGGGCGTGCCTTAG
- a CDS encoding FAD-dependent monooxygenase, with the protein MDPVIVVGAGPVGLTLALALARYEVPVTVLDEASYRSAEQQEGRLARTVVLRPETAALLERLGCATTEGTRWTGWRTLHRRSVVAHVPFAAPGAGEAQRKPDETDDHEGDGDPGATPAEPSPLHLPQHALTRELCAALAGEADVRIVRDSRLTMLKQDPSGVTVHTGGDNGTQWRAGYLVGCDGARSVVRKLLGARFPGRTAVERHAVAALRAELPWPGEAVLHRSPPRGGEVTARPLPGGVWRLDWPLPPDGELVTPDALLARVNDALGVWCGEVPTYDLLDTGVHAVHHRLARRWRSGRAFLAGDAAHLLGALGTQGLDEGLKDAENLAWKLALAWHHGGSDALLDSYQAERRGAVAARLRAADRTLPAVRGQGGWRSVRRVVVPGAARGHDMVLTEGHLGRGLLGTPAVYARTPLVPAAPPASSVTVGTAIGEQVADVAVTAPDGSDTRLRDRLGGDLLVVLVAPGTGVWERRHWMGAGLMPRLAAAVSALPMAAELLVTEGYPGADAHTVLVVRPDGHLVAALAGVRPAELYACADAARGGAAGAGEAAGASEEEATAASEATANR; encoded by the coding sequence GTGGACCCGGTGATCGTCGTCGGGGCCGGGCCCGTGGGGCTCACCCTGGCGCTGGCCCTGGCCCGCTACGAGGTCCCGGTCACCGTCCTCGACGAGGCCTCGTACCGGAGCGCGGAGCAGCAGGAGGGGCGCCTGGCCCGCACGGTCGTGCTGCGGCCGGAGACCGCCGCCCTGCTCGAACGGCTCGGGTGCGCCACGACGGAGGGCACCCGCTGGACGGGCTGGCGCACGCTGCACCGCAGGTCGGTGGTGGCCCACGTGCCCTTCGCGGCGCCGGGGGCCGGGGAGGCGCAGCGGAAGCCCGACGAGACGGACGACCACGAGGGCGACGGCGATCCGGGCGCGACACCGGCAGAACCGTCTCCGCTGCACCTGCCCCAGCACGCCCTGACGCGGGAACTGTGCGCGGCGCTCGCCGGCGAGGCGGACGTGCGCATCGTCCGGGACAGCCGGCTGACGATGCTGAAGCAGGACCCCTCCGGCGTCACCGTCCACACCGGCGGCGACAACGGCACGCAGTGGCGGGCCGGTTATCTCGTCGGCTGTGACGGGGCCCGCTCGGTGGTGCGCAAGTTGCTGGGCGCCCGCTTCCCGGGGCGCACCGCCGTGGAACGGCACGCAGTCGCCGCGCTGCGGGCCGAACTGCCCTGGCCCGGCGAGGCCGTGCTGCACCGTTCGCCGCCGCGCGGCGGGGAGGTGACGGCCCGTCCGCTGCCGGGAGGGGTGTGGCGGCTCGACTGGCCGCTGCCGCCGGACGGCGAGCTGGTGACGCCCGACGCCCTGCTGGCCCGGGTGAACGACGCCCTGGGCGTGTGGTGCGGAGAGGTGCCCACGTACGACCTCCTGGACACCGGCGTGCACGCCGTTCACCACCGCCTCGCGCGCCGCTGGCGCAGCGGGCGCGCCTTCCTCGCCGGGGACGCCGCGCATCTGCTGGGGGCGCTGGGCACGCAGGGACTCGACGAAGGGCTGAAGGACGCCGAGAACCTGGCCTGGAAGCTCGCGCTGGCCTGGCACCACGGCGGTTCGGACGCCCTGCTCGACAGTTACCAGGCCGAGCGGCGGGGTGCCGTGGCGGCCCGGCTGCGCGCTGCCGACCGGACCCTGCCGGCGGTGCGCGGCCAGGGCGGCTGGCGCTCGGTGCGGCGCGTGGTCGTGCCGGGCGCCGCGCGCGGCCACGACATGGTGCTGACCGAGGGGCACCTGGGGCGCGGGCTGCTGGGGACGCCTGCGGTGTACGCCCGTACGCCCCTCGTCCCGGCCGCGCCGCCGGCGAGTTCGGTGACGGTCGGTACGGCGATCGGGGAGCAGGTGGCGGACGTGGCCGTGACCGCGCCGGACGGTTCGGACACCCGGCTGCGCGACCGGCTCGGCGGCGACCTGCTCGTGGTGCTCGTCGCGCCGGGCACGGGCGTGTGGGAGCGACGGCACTGGATGGGCGCGGGCCTGATGCCCCGGCTGGCGGCGGCGGTCTCGGCGCTGCCCATGGCGGCGGAACTGCTGGTCACCGAGGGGTATCCGGGGGCGGACGCGCACACCGTGCTCGTGGTGCGGCCGGACGGGCACCTCGTGGCAGCCCTGGCCGGCGTCCGGCCGGCGGAGCTGTACGCGTGCGCGGACGCCGCGCGGGGCGGTGCCGCCGGTGCCGGTGAGGCGGCCGGAGCGAGCGAGGAGGAGGCCACCGCGGCCAGTGAGGCTACGGCCAACCGTTGA
- a CDS encoding amino acid ABC transporter permease has product MSGSVLYDVPGPKARVRNRIYGALSTVALLGLIGFVLYRLDDTGQFQAGLWDDYEYTETQQRIVDGLVTTLKTFAIAAVLSLVLGTVLAAARLSDHKPVRWAAAVVVEFFRAMPLLIMIFLLYAAVFTSDPMWALVIGLTLYNGSVQAEIFRSGINAVPRGQSEAAYAIGLRKTQVMTSVLVPQAVRSMLPSIISQLVVTLKDTSLGFIILYEELLFVGKSFAQQTPPVNGVYAFIPMVIVFGSIYILLCLALSSVATWIERRTKRSRKGTPPAMPLNGAALTAETTAGGAGADGVQAG; this is encoded by the coding sequence ATGAGCGGCAGCGTGCTGTACGACGTCCCCGGCCCCAAGGCACGGGTGCGCAACCGGATCTACGGCGCGCTCTCCACCGTCGCGCTGCTGGGCCTGATCGGCTTCGTCCTCTACCGGCTCGACGACACCGGCCAGTTCCAGGCCGGCCTGTGGGACGACTACGAGTACACCGAGACCCAGCAGCGCATCGTCGACGGACTGGTGACGACGCTCAAGACCTTCGCCATCGCGGCGGTGCTGTCGCTGGTGCTCGGGACCGTGCTGGCCGCCGCACGGCTCTCCGACCACAAGCCCGTCCGCTGGGCGGCCGCCGTGGTGGTGGAGTTCTTCCGCGCCATGCCGCTGCTCATCATGATCTTCCTGCTGTACGCGGCGGTCTTCACCTCCGACCCCATGTGGGCGCTGGTCATCGGGCTGACGCTCTACAACGGCTCGGTGCAGGCGGAGATCTTCCGGTCGGGCATCAACGCCGTGCCCCGGGGGCAGAGCGAGGCCGCGTACGCCATCGGCCTGCGCAAGACGCAGGTGATGACGAGCGTGCTCGTGCCGCAGGCCGTCCGCTCGATGCTGCCGTCGATCATCAGCCAGCTCGTGGTGACCCTGAAGGACACCTCGCTCGGCTTCATCATCCTGTACGAGGAGCTGCTGTTCGTCGGCAAGTCCTTCGCCCAGCAGACGCCACCGGTGAACGGGGTCTACGCGTTCATCCCGATGGTGATCGTCTTCGGCTCGATCTACATCCTGCTGTGCCTGGCGCTGTCCTCCGTCGCCACATGGATCGAACGGCGCACGAAGCGCTCGCGCAAGGGGACTCCGCCGGCGATGCCTCTGAACGGGGCGGCGCTGACGGCCGAGACCACCGCGGGCGGCGCCGGCGCGGACGGCGTGCAGGCGGGCTGA
- a CDS encoding amino acid ABC transporter ATP-binding protein has translation MSEVSVTKDAAPAADALVVLDKVNKHFGALHVLQDIDLTIARGEVVVVIGPSGSGKSTLCRTINRLETTDSGSISIDGKPLPQEGRELARLRADVGMVFQSFNLFAHKTVLENVTLGQVKVRRKDRKEAEKTARALLDRVGVGAQADKYPAQLSGGQQQRVAIARALAMDPKVMLFDEPTSALDPEMINEVLEVMQQLARDGMTMVVVTHEMGFARSAANRVVFMADGRIVEEARPDQFFNNPRSDRAKDFLSKILHH, from the coding sequence ATGAGCGAGGTATCGGTGACCAAGGACGCGGCACCTGCCGCGGACGCACTGGTCGTCCTGGACAAGGTCAACAAGCACTTCGGCGCACTGCATGTGCTCCAGGACATCGACCTGACGATCGCGCGTGGCGAGGTCGTGGTCGTCATCGGGCCCTCCGGGTCCGGCAAGTCGACACTGTGCAGGACGATCAACCGGCTGGAAACGACAGATTCCGGGTCGATCAGCATCGACGGCAAACCGCTGCCCCAGGAAGGCAGGGAGCTGGCGCGGCTGCGCGCCGACGTCGGCATGGTCTTCCAGTCGTTCAACCTCTTCGCGCACAAGACCGTGCTGGAGAACGTGACGCTGGGGCAGGTGAAGGTCCGCAGGAAGGACCGCAAGGAGGCCGAGAAGACGGCCCGTGCCCTGCTCGACCGGGTCGGGGTGGGCGCCCAGGCGGACAAGTACCCGGCACAGCTCTCCGGCGGCCAGCAGCAGCGCGTGGCGATCGCCCGCGCGCTGGCCATGGACCCGAAGGTGATGCTCTTCGACGAGCCGACCTCGGCCCTCGACCCGGAAATGATCAATGAGGTGCTGGAGGTCATGCAGCAGCTCGCCCGGGACGGCATGACGATGGTCGTCGTCACCCACGAGATGGGCTTCGCCCGCTCGGCGGCGAACCGCGTGGTGTTCATGGCGGACGGCCGGATCGTCGAAGAGGCCCGGCCCGACCAGTTCTTCAACAACCCCCGCAGCGACCGGGCGAAGGACTTCCTGTCGAAGATCCTGCACCACTGA
- a CDS encoding TAXI family TRAP transporter solute-binding subunit, producing MAPRLPHPGRRRAVQTGAVAAAVFALLLWWLLPPGEKPKPSGRLWFSTGVPTGVYAKYGDLLKEDLAQDLPSLDVQLTRSQGGMDNLRQLTAGKADFTLATADAVATYQQEHRTGADRLRACARLYDDYMQLVVPRDSAVRSARDLKGLRVGVGADASGVQLITRRLLEAAGLRFDSDIEPVRVGIDRMPGLLEKGRLDAFFWSGGLPTNAVQSLGRRLPIRLVQLGDLIGPLHALGPQTRFYRAATMPADAYPEQRSGQVVKTIAVANLLVTLESTDAGLTESVTRTVIRSRDRIGTKVHAAQKVDLRTAIFTNPLTLHEGARRYYVSVKP from the coding sequence ATGGCTCCACGACTTCCGCACCCGGGCAGGCGCCGCGCCGTGCAGACGGGCGCGGTGGCCGCCGCCGTGTTCGCACTGTTGCTGTGGTGGCTGCTGCCACCCGGCGAGAAACCGAAGCCCAGCGGCCGGCTGTGGTTCTCCACGGGGGTGCCGACCGGCGTGTACGCCAAGTACGGCGATCTCCTCAAGGAGGACCTGGCGCAGGACCTGCCGTCGTTGGACGTGCAGCTCACACGCAGCCAGGGCGGCATGGACAACCTGCGGCAGCTCACCGCCGGCAAGGCCGACTTCACCCTGGCGACGGCGGACGCCGTGGCCACCTACCAGCAGGAGCACCGGACGGGGGCGGACCGGCTGCGTGCGTGCGCACGGCTGTACGACGACTACATGCAGTTGGTCGTGCCCAGGGACTCGGCCGTGCGGTCAGCGAGGGACCTCAAGGGGCTGCGGGTGGGGGTCGGGGCGGACGCGTCGGGGGTGCAGCTGATCACGCGGCGGCTGCTGGAGGCGGCCGGGCTCCGCTTCGACTCGGACATCGAGCCGGTGCGCGTCGGCATCGACCGGATGCCGGGACTGCTGGAGAAGGGCCGGCTGGACGCCTTCTTCTGGTCCGGCGGGCTGCCGACCAACGCCGTCCAGTCGCTCGGCCGCCGGCTGCCGATCCGCCTGGTGCAGCTCGGGGACCTGATCGGGCCGCTGCACGCCCTCGGGCCGCAGACGCGCTTCTACCGGGCGGCCACGATGCCGGCGGACGCCTATCCCGAGCAGCGCTCCGGTCAGGTCGTGAAGACGATCGCGGTCGCGAACCTCCTGGTGACGCTGGAGAGCACCGACGCCGGCCTCACCGAGAGCGTCACGCGTACGGTGATCAGAAGCAGGGACCGCATAGGGACCAAGGTGCACGCCGCGCAGAAAGTGGACCTCCGTACGGCGATCTTCACCAACCCGCTGACACTGCACGAGGGTGCGCGCCGCTATTACGTGTCGGTCAAGCCCTAG
- a CDS encoding glutamate ABC transporter substrate-binding protein yields MKLRNTAAAAAVVLALTATATACGKSGSPDDKSDKADGNSSAPAAPTYQVNTSADVQGSPVFEKIKGKKITIGTKADQPGLGFENPGNKKRSGFDVEIARMIAADLGFDEAHIEFKTVPSEARETQIASGGVDLYVGTYTINDERKKQVGFGGPYYIAGQSLLVKADSDIKGPDDLKGKKVCSATGSTPLKRIKEEKYGVAEAKAQQGYQLCVQDLVNGTVDAVTTDDAILKGYAAENKGALKVVDNTFSKEPYGVGLRKDDAALREAVNKAIEAHEKNGDWKKAYDATLGRSGSTAPTPPAIERY; encoded by the coding sequence ATGAAGCTCCGCAACACCGCCGCGGCGGCCGCCGTGGTGCTGGCGCTGACCGCCACCGCGACCGCCTGCGGCAAGTCGGGCAGCCCCGACGACAAGAGCGACAAGGCCGACGGCAACTCCTCTGCGCCGGCGGCGCCGACGTACCAGGTGAACACCTCGGCCGACGTCCAGGGCTCGCCCGTCTTCGAGAAGATCAAGGGCAAGAAGATCACGATCGGCACGAAGGCCGACCAGCCCGGGCTGGGCTTCGAGAACCCGGGCAACAAGAAGCGCTCCGGCTTCGACGTGGAGATCGCCCGCATGATCGCGGCCGACCTCGGTTTCGACGAGGCCCACATCGAGTTCAAGACGGTCCCTTCCGAGGCCCGTGAGACGCAGATCGCCAGCGGCGGCGTCGACCTCTACGTCGGCACGTACACGATCAACGACGAGCGGAAGAAGCAGGTCGGCTTCGGCGGCCCGTACTACATCGCCGGCCAGAGCCTGCTGGTGAAGGCGGACAGCGACATCAAGGGCCCGGACGACCTCAAGGGCAAGAAGGTCTGCTCGGCGACCGGCTCCACCCCGCTCAAGCGGATCAAGGAGGAGAAGTACGGCGTCGCGGAGGCCAAGGCGCAGCAGGGCTACCAGCTGTGTGTGCAGGACCTGGTCAACGGCACGGTCGACGCGGTCACCACCGACGACGCGATCCTCAAGGGCTACGCGGCCGAGAACAAGGGCGCTCTGAAGGTCGTCGACAACACCTTCTCCAAGGAGCCGTACGGCGTGGGCCTGCGCAAGGACGACGCGGCGCTGCGCGAGGCGGTCAACAAGGCGATCGAGGCGCACGAGAAGAACGGCGACTGGAAGAAGGCCTACGACGCCACGCTGGGCCGCTCGGGATCCACCGCCCCGACTCCGCCCGCCATCGAGCGCTACTGA
- a CDS encoding cysteine dioxygenase codes for MSFRVRTSTSSCQASLAPQSAPSEAELLAFVRRTAADAELVAALPLDPEGRTWIRLEGPGGSEAWLIGWPPGAGTGWHDHGGSHGAFAAAAGGLTEQSLAAQLPTEGWKVLELADGVDRERRLTGGDGRAFGPHHVHQVFNTSPTEHAVSVHAYYPPLPMMRRYGRTGQVLRLEQVEWPEEWG; via the coding sequence GTGTCTTTCCGCGTACGCACTTCCACGTCCTCCTGCCAGGCATCCCTCGCCCCCCAGAGCGCCCCCTCGGAGGCCGAGCTCCTCGCTTTCGTCCGGCGGACGGCCGCCGACGCCGAACTCGTCGCGGCGCTGCCCCTCGACCCCGAAGGGCGGACCTGGATCCGGCTGGAGGGGCCGGGCGGGAGTGAGGCCTGGCTGATCGGCTGGCCACCGGGGGCCGGCACCGGCTGGCACGACCACGGCGGCTCGCACGGCGCGTTCGCCGCGGCCGCCGGAGGGCTGACCGAGCAGTCGCTGGCGGCGCAACTGCCCACGGAGGGCTGGAAGGTGCTGGAGCTGGCGGACGGCGTCGACCGCGAGCGACGGCTCACCGGCGGCGACGGCCGGGCCTTCGGTCCGCACCATGTGCACCAGGTGTTCAACACCTCCCCCACGGAGCACGCGGTGTCCGTGCACGCCTACTACCCGCCGTTGCCGATGATGCGGCGTTACGGCCGCACGGGGCAGGTGCTGCGGCTGGAGCAGGTGGAGTGGCCGGAGGAGTGGGGATGA
- a CDS encoding sensor histidine kinase — protein MRTRLLPLLIVLMAGVLLALGFPLAAGMAAVHQQRVVVDRIDDTARFAALAQYVTSRPFEPADEADERLITLRSELARYEDLYGIKAGIFYRNEKAMAVAPAQWSLPAGGEGRQAFLEALAGRRSHDPRQVWPWWHSRLTVASPVIRDGDVVAVVVTESPTGGLRSRILHDWLVLAAGETAAMLVAVGAAFRLTGWVLKPVRTLDVAAHDIATGRMNSRVVADSGPPELRRLARSFNEMADNVEDVLEQQRAFVADASHQLRNPLAALLLRIDLLALDLPDGHGEVVSVRAEGKRLARVLDDLLDLALAEHAASDAQLTDIAEVVTDRMGAWSPVADREGVTLAYAGPSAVTGWADPIALSSALDAVVDNALKFTPEGARVDVAVGLAGDRVHITVADGGPGLTEEELTRVGDRFWRSGRHQNVSGSGLGLSISRALLAAGGATISYAQNQPNGLRVTIAVPRAGDTP, from the coding sequence GTGCGCACCCGACTCCTTCCGCTCCTCATCGTCCTCATGGCCGGCGTGCTGCTGGCGCTCGGCTTCCCGCTCGCCGCGGGCATGGCCGCCGTGCACCAGCAGCGGGTCGTGGTCGACCGCATCGACGACACCGCCCGCTTCGCCGCGCTCGCCCAGTACGTCACCTCGCGTCCCTTCGAACCGGCCGACGAAGCGGACGAACGGCTCATCACGCTGCGCTCCGAACTGGCCCGCTACGAGGACCTCTACGGCATCAAGGCCGGCATCTTCTACCGCAACGAGAAGGCCATGGCCGTCGCCCCCGCCCAGTGGTCGCTGCCCGCCGGCGGCGAGGGCCGGCAGGCGTTCCTGGAGGCCCTCGCCGGGCGCCGCAGCCACGACCCCCGGCAGGTCTGGCCCTGGTGGCACAGCCGGCTCACCGTCGCCTCGCCCGTCATCCGCGACGGCGACGTCGTCGCGGTCGTCGTCACCGAATCGCCCACCGGGGGGCTGCGCTCGCGGATCCTGCACGACTGGCTGGTGCTCGCGGCCGGCGAGACGGCGGCGATGCTGGTCGCCGTCGGCGCGGCCTTCCGCCTCACCGGCTGGGTGCTCAAGCCCGTACGGACCCTCGACGTCGCCGCGCACGACATCGCGACGGGCCGCATGAACTCCCGCGTCGTGGCCGACAGCGGGCCGCCGGAGCTGCGCCGCCTGGCGCGCTCCTTCAACGAGATGGCCGACAACGTCGAGGACGTCCTCGAACAGCAGCGGGCCTTCGTCGCCGACGCCTCGCACCAGCTGCGCAACCCGCTCGCCGCCCTGCTGCTGCGCATCGACCTGCTGGCCCTGGACCTCCCCGACGGGCACGGGGAGGTCGTGTCGGTGCGCGCGGAGGGCAAGCGTCTCGCCCGCGTCCTGGACGACCTGCTGGACCTGGCGCTGGCGGAGCACGCCGCCAGCGACGCGCAGCTGACGGACATAGCCGAGGTCGTCACCGACCGGATGGGCGCCTGGTCGCCGGTCGCCGACCGCGAGGGCGTCACGCTCGCCTACGCCGGCCCGTCCGCCGTGACCGGCTGGGCCGACCCCATCGCCCTCTCCAGCGCCCTGGACGCCGTCGTGGACAACGCGCTGAAGTTCACGCCCGAGGGCGCCCGGGTCGACGTCGCCGTCGGCCTGGCCGGCGACCGCGTCCACATCACGGTCGCCGACGGCGGCCCGGGACTCACCGAGGAGGAGCTCACCCGCGTCGGCGACCGTTTCTGGCGCAGCGGCCGGCACCAGAACGTCTCGGGCTCGGGCCTGGGCCTGTCCATCTCCCGCGCGCTCCTGGCGGCCGGCGGCGCCACCATCTCCTACGCGCAGAACCAGCCCAACGGCCTGCGGGTCACCATCGCGGTGCCACGTGCCGGGGACACCCCCTAG
- a CDS encoding putative leader peptide, producing the protein MTDTGLRFWRRVHLDLVRYAGCVCRPSC; encoded by the coding sequence GTGACTGACACCGGCTTGCGCTTCTGGCGGAGGGTCCATCTGGACCTCGTCCGCTACGCGGGCTGCGTCTGTCGTCCGTCCTGTTGA